A stretch of Streptococcus sp. oral taxon 061 DNA encodes these proteins:
- a CDS encoding histidine phosphatase family protein — MRQTEFVLVDLDRLGTKMKIIFVRHGEPDYRVLEEHAYSGFGMDLAPLSEKGRKQAQDLCQNPLFQSADLLVASSVTRALETASYLASAIGFPLRVEPLLHEWQVYESGVENFEKARTLFLENNGSLPPNSPIQYETAEEMRSRFLKSMRKYRDYQTVVVVTHRMLMRQFVPNEKIDFCQVIECEIEI, encoded by the coding sequence ATGAGGCAGACGGAGTTCGTACTGGTGGATTTGGATCGACTGGGCACTAAGATGAAGATTATTTTTGTACGTCACGGGGAGCCAGATTATCGTGTGTTAGAGGAGCATGCTTATTCCGGATTTGGAATGGATCTAGCTCCCTTATCTGAGAAGGGAAGGAAACAGGCTCAGGACCTTTGCCAAAATCCCTTGTTCCAATCAGCTGATCTGCTAGTAGCTTCTTCAGTGACACGAGCTTTAGAAACGGCTTCTTATCTTGCTAGTGCTATTGGATTTCCTTTGAGAGTGGAGCCATTATTGCATGAATGGCAAGTCTATGAAAGTGGCGTAGAGAATTTTGAAAAAGCTCGTACTCTATTTCTAGAAAATAATGGCTCCTTACCTCCTAATAGTCCTATTCAATATGAGACAGCTGAGGAAATGAGGTCTCGGTTTCTAAAATCTATGCGCAAGTATCGAGACTATCAGACAGTCGTTGTTGTCACTCATCGAATGCTCATGCGCCAGTTTGTGCCAAATGAGAAGATTGATTTTTGCCAAGTGATTGAGTGTGAGATAGAGATATAG
- the radA gene encoding DNA repair protein RadA, protein MCQNCEYNSPKYLGRCPNCGAWSSFVEEVEVAEVKNARVSLTGEKTKPMKLAEVTSINVNRTKTEMEEFNRVLGGGVVPGSLVLIGGDPGIGKSTLLLQVSTQLSQVGTVLYVSGEESAQQIKLRAERLGDIDSEFYLYAETNMQSVRAEVERIQPDFLIIDSIQTIMSPEISGVQGSVSQVREVTAELMQLAKTNNIAIFIVGHVTKEGTLAGPRMLEHMVDTVLYFEGERHHTFRILRAVKNRFGSTNEIGIFEMQSGGLVEVLNPSEVFLEERLDGATGSSIVVTMEGTRPILAEVQALVTPTMFGNAKRTTTGLDFNRVSLIMAVLEKRAGLLLQNQDAYLKSAGGVKLDEPAIDLAVAVAIASSYKDKPTNPQECFVGELGLTGEIRRVNRIEQRINEAAKLGFTKIYVPKNSLTGIKPPKEIQVIGVTTIQEVLKKVFS, encoded by the coding sequence GTGTGTCAAAATTGTGAATATAATTCACCTAAGTATTTAGGACGTTGTCCAAACTGTGGAGCCTGGTCTTCTTTTGTAGAAGAAGTTGAGGTCGCAGAAGTCAAAAATGCGCGTGTCTCCTTGACAGGTGAGAAAACCAAGCCTATGAAATTGGCTGAAGTAACTTCTATTAATGTCAATCGAACTAAGACTGAGATGGAGGAGTTTAACCGAGTGCTTGGTGGAGGTGTGGTGCCAGGAAGTCTTGTCCTCATTGGTGGGGATCCAGGGATTGGGAAATCAACCCTTCTCTTACAAGTATCAACCCAGTTGTCTCAAGTAGGAACAGTTCTCTATGTCAGTGGGGAGGAGTCTGCTCAACAGATCAAACTTCGTGCAGAGCGCTTGGGGGATATTGATAGTGAGTTTTATCTCTATGCCGAGACCAATATGCAGAGCGTTCGTGCAGAAGTCGAACGTATCCAGCCGGATTTCCTTATCATCGATTCGATTCAGACCATTATGTCTCCTGAAATTTCAGGGGTACAAGGCTCGGTTTCCCAAGTACGTGAGGTGACAGCTGAACTCATGCAGCTGGCCAAGACTAATAACATTGCCATCTTTATCGTCGGTCATGTAACCAAGGAAGGAACCTTGGCTGGTCCTCGTATGCTGGAGCATATGGTAGATACCGTGCTTTACTTTGAAGGGGAACGCCACCATACCTTCCGTATCTTAAGAGCAGTCAAAAATCGTTTTGGCTCGACTAATGAGATTGGAATCTTTGAGATGCAGTCAGGTGGGCTAGTAGAGGTACTCAATCCAAGCGAGGTCTTTCTAGAAGAACGTTTGGATGGGGCAACTGGTTCGTCAATCGTTGTGACTATGGAAGGGACACGTCCGATTTTGGCGGAGGTGCAGGCCTTGGTGACACCGACTATGTTTGGGAATGCCAAGCGAACTACAACTGGTCTTGATTTCAATCGTGTTAGCTTGATTATGGCTGTTTTGGAGAAACGGGCAGGTTTGCTCCTCCAAAATCAGGATGCCTACCTCAAATCTGCAGGTGGCGTCAAATTGGATGAGCCTGCCATTGACCTTGCGGTAGCAGTTGCTATTGCATCAAGTTACAAGGATAAACCAACCAACCCTCAGGAATGTTTTGTGGGAGAGTTGGGCTTGACTGGAGAGATTCGGCGTGTGAATCGTATCGAACAACGAATCAACGAAGCTGCTAAGCTTGGATTTACAAAAATCTATGTACCAAAGAATTCTTTAACTGGAATCAAGCCACCTAAGGAAATTCAGGTGATTGGGGTGACGACTATTCAGGAAGTCTTGAAAAAGGTGTTCTCTTAA
- a CDS encoding TIGR00266 family protein produces MKFSMDSQMQFPLVELSLNQGETVFIQRGSMVYHTPNVSLNTQLNASGSGLGRFVKAVGRSMVSGESTFITQAVAESDNGNLALAPDTPGQVIALEIGEKQYRLNDGAFLALDGTAFYTMERQSIGKALFGGQGGLFVMTTQGQGTLLANAFGSIKKIELQNQEVTIDNAHVVAWSQSLDYDIHLENGFWQSIGTGEGVVNTFRGSGEVYVQSLNLQSFAGSLNKYIQKGS; encoded by the coding sequence ATGAAATTTTCTATGGACAGTCAAATGCAATTTCCTTTGGTAGAGTTGTCGCTCAACCAAGGAGAAACAGTCTTTATCCAGCGTGGAAGCATGGTCTACCATACACCCAATGTAAGTCTCAATACCCAGCTCAATGCTAGCGGATCTGGTTTGGGACGTTTTGTCAAAGCTGTAGGGCGTTCAATGGTTTCTGGTGAAAGTACCTTTATCACTCAAGCTGTTGCTGAGTCTGACAACGGGAATCTTGCTTTAGCACCAGATACTCCTGGTCAAGTGATTGCTCTTGAGATAGGTGAAAAGCAATATCGATTGAATGATGGAGCCTTTCTAGCTCTTGATGGTACAGCTTTCTATACAATGGAGCGCCAGTCTATTGGGAAAGCTCTGTTCGGAGGGCAAGGCGGTCTCTTTGTGATGACTACTCAAGGTCAAGGAACTCTTTTGGCCAATGCTTTTGGTTCGATTAAAAAAATTGAACTACAAAACCAAGAAGTAACGATTGATAATGCTCATGTGGTGGCTTGGAGCCAGTCTTTGGACTATGATATTCACCTAGAAAATGGTTTCTGGCAGTCTATTGGTACAGGCGAAGGAGTGGTGAATACCTTCCGAGGTAGCGGTGAGGTCTATGTACAAAGTCTCAATCTTCAAAGCTTTGCAGGCTCACTTAACAAGTATATCCAAAAAGGTTCATAA
- a CDS encoding carbonic anhydrase, which translates to MSYFENFLKANQAYVELHGDLHLSIKPKTKVAIVTCMDSRLHVAPALGLALGDAHILRNAGGRVTEDMIRSLVISQQQMGTREIVVLHHTDCGAQTFNNEDFQEHLKCELGVDVSGQDFLPFQDIDESVREDMKLLRECPLIPDDVIISGAVYDVDTGSMREIY; encoded by the coding sequence ATGTCCTATTTTGAAAATTTTTTAAAAGCCAATCAAGCTTATGTAGAACTACATGGAGATTTGCATTTATCCATTAAACCTAAGACCAAGGTTGCAATCGTAACTTGTATGGATTCGCGTCTACACGTTGCGCCAGCTCTGGGGTTAGCTCTGGGAGATGCCCATATTTTACGGAATGCGGGTGGTCGAGTGACTGAGGATATGATTCGTTCACTTGTAATTTCTCAACAACAAATGGGGACAAGAGAAATTGTGGTTCTTCATCATACAGACTGCGGGGCTCAAACCTTCAATAACGAGGATTTTCAAGAGCACCTAAAATGTGAATTGGGAGTTGATGTATCTGGGCAGGACTTTTTACCGTTTCAAGACATCGATGAGAGTGTTCGAGAGGATATGAAATTGCTGCGAGAATGCCCCTTAATTCCAGATGATGTTATTATTTCAGGAGCTGTTTACGATGTGGATACAGGTAGTATGAGGGAGATATACTAA
- a CDS encoding ribose-phosphate diphosphokinase, with amino-acid sequence MSFSDLKLFALSSNRELAERVAQEIGIELGKSTVRQFSDGEIQVNIEESIRGKHVFILQSTSSPVNDNLLEILIMVDALKRASAESVNVVMPYYGYARQDRKARAREPITAKLVANMLEVAGVDRLLTIDLHAAQIQGFFDIPVDHLMGAPLIADYFERRGMVGSDYVVVSPDHGGVTRARKLAEFLKTPIAIIDKRRSVDKMNTSEVMNIIGKVEGKTCILIDDMIDTAGTICHAADALAEAGAVEVYASCTHPVLSGPAMENIQKSAIKKLVVLDTIYLPEERLIDKIEQISIAHLLGDAIIRIHEKRPLSPLFSIEKTI; translated from the coding sequence ATGTCTTTTTCTGATTTAAAGCTGTTTGCCCTTTCTTCAAATAGAGAATTGGCAGAGCGTGTGGCGCAAGAGATTGGGATAGAGTTGGGAAAATCGACTGTTCGTCAATTTTCAGATGGAGAAATTCAAGTTAACATCGAAGAATCTATCCGTGGGAAACATGTCTTTATCTTACAATCAACTAGCTCACCTGTAAATGACAATCTACTAGAGATTTTGATTATGGTTGATGCTTTGAAACGTGCCAGTGCAGAATCCGTCAACGTTGTAATGCCTTACTATGGTTATGCGCGTCAGGATAGAAAGGCTAGAGCGCGTGAACCAATCACTGCAAAACTCGTGGCAAATATGCTTGAAGTAGCTGGAGTAGATCGTTTGTTGACAATTGATTTGCACGCTGCACAGATTCAAGGATTCTTTGATATTCCTGTTGATCACTTGATGGGTGCTCCTTTGATTGCGGATTACTTTGAGCGTCGTGGTATGGTTGGTTCTGACTATGTTGTTGTCAGTCCAGACCATGGTGGTGTCACTCGTGCTCGTAAATTAGCAGAATTCTTGAAAACTCCGATTGCGATTATTGATAAACGTCGTAGCGTAGACAAGATGAATACTAGTGAAGTGATGAACATCATTGGTAAGGTTGAAGGTAAAACTTGTATCTTGATTGACGATATGATTGATACAGCCGGAACCATTTGTCACGCGGCAGATGCACTTGCTGAAGCTGGAGCTGTTGAAGTTTACGCAAGCTGTACACACCCAGTTCTTTCAGGGCCAGCTATGGAGAACATCCAAAAATCAGCTATTAAAAAATTGGTTGTTTTGGATACTATCTACCTACCAGAGGAACGTTTGATTGATAAGATTGAGCAAATCTCTATCGCTCATCTTTTAGGCGATGCAATCATCCGTATCCACGAAAAACGTCCTCTTTCTCCATTGTTTAGTATTGAGAAGACTATTTAA
- a CDS encoding LPKTxAVK-anchored surface protein — translation MKKVLLSSVAALAVFASAAPVFAEDGAYGLGATRWSNESGVWVDNNDVAATPDQIKEYNDKDLGTKSEQWTRDANKLKKGEHLKVDKGDAAKAADQKAADQKAAGQKAPAAAGQKALPKTSAVK, via the coding sequence ATGAAAAAAGTTTTATTATCATCAGTAGCAGCACTTGCTGTATTCGCATCAGCAGCGCCAGTATTTGCCGAAGACGGAGCATATGGACTTGGAGCAACTCGTTGGTCAAACGAATCAGGTGTTTGGGTTGACAACAACGATGTAGCAGCAACTCCTGACCAAATTAAAGAGTACAACGACAAAGACCTTGGTACTAAGTCTGAACAATGGACTCGCGACGCTAACAAACTTAAAAAAGGTGAACACCTTAAAGTTGACAAAGGTGACGCTGCTAAAGCTGCAGACCAAAAAGCTGCAGACCAAAAAGCTGCAGGTCAAAAAGCTCCAGCAGCTGCAGGTCAAAAAGCTCTTCCTAAAACAAGTGCAGTTAAATAA
- the srtB gene encoding class B sortase, LPKTxAVK-specific translates to MSEHSRIKKSPIGKIIASILTFVVIVFGGFFVYNSFLAPKPDKQNNVTDVKVTQEAPKQTYTVSAEEKEYLANKFKGLLATNSETVGYVYIPGTQLDEPVVQTTDNATYLDKTFEGVHQPLMGAVFMDADNKKDFSDRLTWLFGHARGSKVPDHRMFKDVNYFSSQDYFDKHPYVVIETPERKYYYEAIAVVIVPETTAFYRTSFEDDADFEKQLTAIYDEAKVKKPNVKVSPKDKYMVLSTCLEEDDTIRTNIYLRQIPDSEMTDFVKQHGEELQYKPTR, encoded by the coding sequence ATGAGTGAACATTCTAGGATAAAAAAATCACCCATTGGTAAAATAATAGCTTCCATTCTTACATTCGTTGTCATTGTTTTTGGTGGTTTCTTTGTTTATAATAGCTTCCTAGCTCCAAAACCAGATAAACAAAATAATGTTACTGATGTAAAAGTTACTCAGGAAGCTCCTAAGCAGACCTATACTGTTAGTGCAGAAGAAAAGGAATATCTCGCTAATAAATTTAAAGGCTTGCTCGCAACAAACTCTGAAACGGTTGGTTATGTATATATTCCTGGCACACAGTTAGATGAACCGGTCGTTCAAACAACGGATAACGCAACTTATCTAGATAAAACGTTTGAAGGTGTGCATCAACCTCTAATGGGAGCAGTCTTTATGGATGCTGATAACAAGAAGGATTTTAGTGATCGTTTAACATGGTTATTTGGTCACGCTAGAGGAAGTAAAGTACCTGACCATCGTATGTTTAAAGACGTAAATTACTTCAGTAGTCAAGATTATTTCGATAAACATCCTTATGTAGTCATTGAAACGCCGGAAAGAAAGTACTATTATGAAGCCATTGCAGTGGTTATAGTTCCAGAAACAACAGCGTTTTATCGTACTTCTTTTGAAGATGACGCGGATTTTGAAAAGCAATTGACAGCTATTTATGACGAGGCAAAAGTTAAGAAACCAAATGTTAAGGTGTCTCCAAAAGATAAATATATGGTTCTGTCAACTTGTCTTGAAGAAGATGATACGATTCGTACAAATATTTACCTTCGACAAATTCCTGATTCAGAGATGACTGACTTTGTCAAACAACATGGTGAAGAACTTCAGTATAAACCAACAAGATAA
- a CDS encoding CoA-binding protein: MTQEFINPSDGVVRQYLATSKTLAVVGLSDREETTSNRVTKEMQDRGYKIIPVNPKAAGSEILGEKAYASLAEIPFPVDIVNVYRRSEFLPDVARDFLKADAKIFWAQLGLESLEAEEILRAGGCDDIVMNRCIKREHTRLILEQ, translated from the coding sequence ATGACTCAAGAATTTATCAATCCAAGTGATGGAGTGGTCCGTCAGTATCTAGCAACCAGTAAAACTCTAGCTGTAGTAGGCTTATCCGATCGTGAGGAAACCACTAGCAATCGAGTGACTAAAGAAATGCAGGATCGTGGCTATAAAATTATTCCAGTTAACCCTAAAGCTGCAGGTAGCGAGATTTTGGGAGAAAAGGCTTATGCCAGTCTAGCTGAAATTCCTTTCCCTGTAGATATCGTCAATGTATATCGTCGCAGTGAATTTTTACCTGATGTAGCACGAGACTTTCTCAAGGCGGATGCTAAGATTTTCTGGGCACAACTAGGACTTGAAAGTTTGGAAGCAGAAGAAATCTTGCGTGCTGGGGGATGCGATGACATCGTGATGAACCGTTGTATTAAGAGAGAACATACACGTTTAATTCTTGAACAATAA
- a CDS encoding YeiH family protein encodes MSFLSKNWAGLLACLIISIISWVLGGFLPVVGAPVFAIFIGMILYPFLTPYKQLDAGLTYSSKKLLQYAVILLGFGLNISQVFAVGKSSLPVILSTISIALIIAFFFQRFFNLDTKLATLVGVGSSICGGSAIAATAPVIHAKEKEVAQAISVIFFFNVLAALIFPTLGSWLHLSNEGFALFAGTAVNDTSSVTATASAWDSLYQSNTLESATIVKLTRTLAIIPITLFLSYWQSRQQGNNQGVKLKKIFPVFILYFILASLLTTLLTSFGVSNSFFSPLKQLSKFLIIMAMSAIGLKTNLIAMIKSSGKSILLGALCWIAIILTSLGMQTLIGIF; translated from the coding sequence ATGTCATTTCTATCAAAAAATTGGGCAGGACTGTTAGCCTGTCTTATTATATCTATCATTTCTTGGGTTTTAGGAGGCTTTCTGCCTGTTGTGGGAGCACCTGTTTTCGCCATTTTTATCGGAATGATTCTCTACCCCTTTCTCACTCCCTATAAACAACTGGATGCTGGTTTGACTTATAGCTCCAAAAAATTGCTTCAGTATGCTGTTATCTTGCTTGGGTTTGGACTCAATATCTCACAAGTTTTCGCAGTTGGAAAATCTTCCCTTCCTGTCATCCTCTCAACTATTTCAATTGCTTTGATTATAGCTTTCTTTTTCCAACGCTTTTTTAACCTTGATACAAAGCTAGCTACTTTGGTTGGGGTAGGCTCTTCTATCTGTGGCGGTTCTGCCATTGCAGCGACTGCTCCTGTTATTCACGCCAAGGAAAAAGAAGTAGCCCAAGCCATTTCTGTTATCTTTTTCTTCAATGTCTTGGCAGCTCTTATCTTTCCAACTCTAGGTTCTTGGCTCCATCTTTCCAACGAAGGTTTTGCTCTCTTTGCGGGTACTGCAGTCAACGATACATCCTCTGTAACAGCCACAGCTAGCGCCTGGGATAGTCTTTACCAAAGCAATACTCTCGAATCTGCTACTATTGTCAAACTGACACGCACCCTGGCTATTATCCCTATTACTCTCTTCCTCTCCTACTGGCAGAGCCGTCAACAAGGAAACAACCAAGGAGTAAAGCTTAAAAAAATCTTCCCCGTTTTCATTCTCTACTTCATCCTAGCTTCTCTGCTAACTACTCTTCTCACATCTTTCGGTGTCAGCAATAGCTTCTTTTCACCTCTCAAACAACTCTCCAAATTCCTCATCATCATGGCTATGAGTGCTATTGGTCTCAAAACCAACCTCATTGCTATGATCAAATCCAGTGGAAAATCCATTCTTCTTGGAGCCCTTTGCTGGATTGCCATCATCCTGACTAGTCTTGGTATGCAAACACTCATCGGCATTTTCTAA
- a CDS encoding pyridoxal phosphate-dependent aminotransferase, with protein MDLTKRFNKQLDKIQVSLIRQFDQAISEIPGVLRLTLGEPDFTTPDHVKEAAKRAIDQDQSYYTGMSGLLTLRQAASDFVKEKYQLDYNPENEILVTIGATEALSATLTAILEEGDKVLLPAPAYPGYEPIVNLVGAEIVEIDTTENGFVLTPEMLEKAILEQGDKLKAVILNYPANPTGITYSREQLEALAAVLRKYEIFVVCDEVYSELTYTGGNHVSLGTMLRDQAIIINGLSKSHAMTGWRLGFIFAPANFTAQLIKSHQYLVTAANTMAQHAAVEALTAGKNDAESMKKEYIQRRDYIIEKMTKLGFEIIKPDGAFYIFAKIPAGYNQDSFAFLKDFAQKKAVAFIPGAAFGQYGEGYVRLSYAASMETIREAMKRLEEYMREA; from the coding sequence ATGGATTTAACCAAACGCTTTAATAAACAATTAGATAAGATACAAGTTTCCTTGATTCGTCAATTTGACCAGGCTATTTCAGAGATTCCTGGTGTCTTGCGATTGACCTTGGGAGAACCAGATTTTACAACGCCAGATCATGTCAAGGAAGCTGCAAAGCGAGCCATTGACCAAGATCAATCCTACTATACAGGGATGAGCGGTTTGTTGACATTGCGTCAGGCGGCGAGTGATTTTGTAAAAGAGAAATATCAGCTAGATTATAATCCAGAGAATGAAATTTTGGTCACAATTGGTGCGACAGAGGCTCTATCAGCTACTCTGACAGCTATTTTGGAGGAAGGAGACAAGGTTCTCTTGCCAGCTCCTGCTTATCCTGGCTATGAGCCAATAGTTAATCTAGTTGGTGCAGAGATTGTCGAGATTGATACGACTGAGAATGGTTTTGTCTTAACTCCAGAAATGCTAGAAAAAGCGATTTTAGAGCAAGGTGACAAGCTCAAGGCAGTTATTCTCAACTATCCAGCTAACCCTACAGGAATTACTTATAGTCGCGAGCAATTAGAAGCCTTGGCAGCTGTTTTACGTAAGTATGAGATTTTCGTAGTCTGTGATGAAGTCTACTCAGAATTGACCTATACAGGGGGAAATCATGTATCTTTGGGGACTATGTTGAGAGATCAGGCAATTATCATTAACGGTCTTTCTAAATCCCATGCCATGACAGGTTGGCGTTTAGGTTTTATCTTTGCACCAGCAAACTTCACAGCTCAACTCATCAAGAGTCATCAGTATTTGGTAACTGCTGCAAACACCATGGCGCAACATGCTGCGGTGGAAGCATTGACAGCTGGTAAGAACGATGCAGAATCCATGAAGAAGGAATATATCCAACGTCGGGACTACATTATTGAGAAGATGACTAAGCTTGGGTTTGAAATCATCAAGCCGGACGGTGCTTTTTATATCTTTGCTAAGATTCCGGCAGGCTATAATCAAGATTCTTTTGCTTTTCTGAAGGATTTTGCCCAGAAGAAGGCTGTTGCTTTTATTCCTGGTGCTGCCTTTGGTCAGTATGGAGAGGGCTATGTTCGCCTATCTTATGCAGCTAGCATGGAAACCATCAGAGAAGCTATGAAACGACTTGAGGAGTACATGAGAGAAGCATGA
- the recO gene encoding DNA repair protein RecO: MIQSITSQGLVLYNRNFREDDKLVKIFTEQAGKRMFFVKHAGQSKLAPVIQPLVLAHFLLKVNDDGLSYIEDYHEVKTFPKINSDLFVMAYATYVAALADASLQDNQEDAPLFAFLQKTLELMEEGLDYQVLTNIFEIQILTRFGISLNFNECTFCHRVGQAFDFSFKYGGCLCPDHYHEDEKRCHLNPNIPYLLNQFQAIDFETLETISLKAEIKQDLRKFMDQIYEEYVGIHLKSKKFIDSLADWGQLLKEEDK, encoded by the coding sequence ATGATTCAATCGATTACGAGTCAGGGTTTAGTACTTTACAACCGAAACTTTCGAGAGGATGATAAGCTTGTTAAAATCTTTACAGAACAGGCAGGCAAGCGCATGTTTTTTGTGAAGCATGCTGGTCAATCCAAACTAGCTCCGGTTATTCAGCCTTTAGTCTTGGCCCATTTTCTCCTAAAAGTCAATGACGATGGACTTAGTTATATAGAAGATTATCATGAGGTGAAGACTTTTCCGAAAATCAATAGTGACCTCTTTGTTATGGCTTATGCGACCTACGTTGCGGCCTTGGCAGATGCGAGTTTGCAGGATAATCAAGAAGATGCTCCCCTATTTGCTTTTTTGCAAAAGACTTTAGAGCTGATGGAAGAGGGTCTGGATTATCAAGTTTTGACCAATATTTTTGAAATTCAAATATTGACACGTTTCGGAATTAGCCTTAATTTTAACGAGTGCACTTTTTGTCATCGTGTGGGGCAAGCCTTTGACTTCTCCTTCAAATACGGGGGTTGTCTTTGTCCCGATCATTACCATGAAGATGAGAAACGATGTCATTTAAATCCCAATATTCCTTATCTGCTCAATCAATTTCAAGCCATTGATTTTGAGACCTTGGAGACTATCTCACTTAAGGCCGAAATCAAGCAGGACTTGCGCAAGTTTATGGACCAAATCTATGAGGAATATGTCGGCATTCATCTGAAATCAAAGAAATTTATTGATTCCCTAGCCGACTGGGGACAACTACTGAAAGAGGAAGACAAATGA
- the plsX gene encoding phosphate acyltransferase PlsX, whose translation MKKIAVDAMGGDYAPQAIVEGVNQALADFSDIEVQLYGDESKIKQYLTATERVSIIHTDEKIDSEDEPTKAIRKKKNSSMVLAAKAVKDGEADAVLSAGNTGALLAAGFFIVGRIKNIDRPGLMSTLPTIDGKGFDMLDLGANAENTAHHLHQYAILGSFYARNVRGIEKPRVGLLNNGTESSKGDSLRKEAYDLLAADESLNFVGNVEARDLMDGVADVVVTDGFTGNAVLKAIEGTAMGIMGLLKNAIVGGGLRAKLGAFLLKDNLRGLKKQLNYSDVGGAVLFGVKAPVVKTHGSSDAKAVYSTIRQIRTMLETDVVAQTAREFSEE comes from the coding sequence ATGAAAAAAATCGCAGTTGATGCAATGGGTGGCGATTACGCACCACAAGCTATTGTAGAGGGAGTTAATCAAGCCCTTGCTGACTTTTCAGATATTGAAGTCCAACTTTATGGAGATGAAAGCAAAATCAAGCAATATCTAACAGCTACAGAGCGAGTTAGTATTATCCATACTGATGAAAAAATCGACTCAGAGGATGAGCCTACAAAAGCCATTCGCAAGAAGAAAAATTCCAGCATGGTATTGGCAGCTAAGGCTGTCAAAGATGGAGAGGCAGATGCAGTTCTTTCTGCAGGAAATACAGGTGCCTTGTTGGCAGCGGGATTCTTCATCGTTGGTCGTATCAAAAATATTGATCGACCTGGATTGATGTCAACATTGCCAACTATAGATGGAAAAGGCTTTGATATGCTTGACCTTGGTGCTAATGCAGAAAATACCGCCCATCACCTTCATCAATACGCTATCTTAGGTTCCTTCTATGCTAGAAATGTTCGTGGTATTGAAAAACCTCGTGTAGGTTTGCTTAATAACGGGACAGAGAGTAGCAAGGGAGATTCACTCCGCAAGGAAGCCTATGACCTATTAGCTGCTGACGAGAGTCTGAATTTCGTCGGAAATGTGGAAGCGCGTGATTTGATGGATGGTGTTGCTGATGTAGTCGTAACAGATGGTTTCACGGGAAACGCTGTGCTCAAAGCTATTGAAGGGACTGCTATGGGTATCATGGGCTTGCTCAAAAATGCTATTGTAGGTGGCGGTCTTAGAGCCAAGCTAGGTGCTTTCCTTCTTAAGGATAACCTCAGAGGTTTGAAAAAACAGCTCAACTATTCAGATGTTGGAGGTGCGGTCTTGTTTGGTGTTAAGGCGCCAGTAGTTAAGACTCATGGTTCAAGTGATGCCAAAGCTGTCTATAGCACAATACGCCAGATTCGTACCATGCTCGAGACAGATGTAGTTGCCCAAACTGCGCGTGAATTTTCAGAGGAATAA
- a CDS encoding acyl carrier protein, with protein MTAQQIFDRIVTIIQERQGEDFVVTENLSLKDDLDADSVDLMEFILTIEDEFGIEISDEEIDNLQSVADVLAIIKNRI; from the coding sequence ATGACAGCTCAACAAATTTTTGACCGTATCGTAACCATCATTCAAGAGCGTCAAGGAGAAGACTTTGTCGTAACCGAAAACTTGAGTTTAAAGGATGATTTGGATGCTGATTCAGTAGATTTGATGGAATTTATCCTAACCATTGAGGATGAATTTGGAATTGAGATCAGTGATGAAGAAATTGACAACCTCCAAAGTGTCGCAGACGTATTAGCCATCATTAAAAATAGAATATAA